From one Lolium rigidum isolate FL_2022 chromosome 4, APGP_CSIRO_Lrig_0.1, whole genome shotgun sequence genomic stretch:
- the LOC124708529 gene encoding BTB/POZ and MATH domain-containing protein 3-like, with product MSMSALMSTLRAAGRKHLSAGTLCTKTLTGSYLFRIEQYKRLQNMVANGTFIKSGTFSVGGHDWRIHCYPNGENGNEGSISLYLKHDSHDKTGDATADFHMSILDHAGRPLCTDGKIQSSNVTDGQTQGNAQNFPSDAYLTVRWEDFVNVQVQYLDEEEYLKDGCLSILCDVTVLDTRTTDYRAGCVVPPSDLHQQLTEVLWESKEGVDVEIEVGGETFPAHRWMLAARSPVFKAELLQSSAALSSRIRVDNMDAGVFKALIHFIYTDTLPKEMMERQETLATTMAKPLLLAADRYKLERLKLICEDILCGHIDVKSVGATLAFADQHSCRMLKEACMEFLADPANLEAAVSTRGFEKL from the coding sequence ATGTCTATGTCAGCGCTGATGTCCACcctccgcgccgccggccggaaGCACCTCTCCGCCGGCACCCTCTGCACAAAGACGCTTACCGGCTCCTACCTGTTCAGGATCGAACAGTACAAACGCCTCCAGAACATGGTCGCCAACGGCACTTTTATCAAGTCCGGCACGTTCAGCGTCGGCGGCCACGACTGGAGAATCCACTGCTACCCGAACGGCGAAAACGGGAACGAAGGCTCCATCTCCCTCTACCTCAAACATGACAGCCATGACAAGACCGGCGACGCCACGGCGGATTTCCACATGAGCATCCTTGACCACGCAGGGAGGCCATTGTGCACCGATGGCAAGATCCAATCATCAAACGTAACCGATGGTCAGACTCAAGGCAACGCGCAAAACTTCCCGAGCGACGCTTATCTCACGGTTCGCTGGGAAGACTTCGTGAATGTTCAAGTTCAATACCTCGACGAGGAGGAGTACCTCAAGGACGGCTGCCTGTCCATCCTATGCGACGTCACCGTGCTCGACACGCGCACCACCGACTACCGCGCCGGTTGCGTGGTGCCGCCGTCCGATCTACACCAGCAGCTCACCGAGGTTCTCTGGGAGTCCAAGGAAGGAGTGGACGTGGAGATCGAGGTCGGCGGAGAAACGTTTCCCGCGCACAGGTGGATGCTCGCCGCGCGATCCCCCGTCTTCAAGGCGGAGCTCCTCCAGTCCTCTGCAGCCTTGTCGTCGAGGATACGCGTTGACAACATGGACGCCGGAGTATTCAAGGCCCTCATCCACTTCATCTACACCGACACGCTGCCCAAGGAGATGATGGAGAGGCAAGAGACTCTGGCGACAACCATGGCGAAGCCGCTGCTGCTCGCAGCGGACAGGTACAAGCTGGAGAGACTGAAGCTGATCTGCGAGGATATATTGTGCGGGCACATCGACGTGAAATCGGTGGGCGCCACGCTAGCGTTTGCGGACCAGCACAGTTGCCGCATGCTGAAGGAGGCTTGTATGGAGTTCCTGGCTGACCCTGCTAATCTGGAAGCAGCCGTCTCAACCCGTGGTTTTGAGAAACTTTAG